One segment of Brassica napus cultivar Da-Ae chromosome C3, Da-Ae, whole genome shotgun sequence DNA contains the following:
- the LOC106389564 gene encoding sphingosine-1-phosphate lyase, translated as MDSLSYSSVKSMLIQARGSLNSRLSEFEPLALLFAPLLTLFLAQVIGSVLGVVHEKGLKACLLGFIMGFLKMIPGVQSYIDAEKQKVVDQLQSGGSSKKNNWAKELPVKGLGVQVLEKMETEKRNDPTWQGKCSGTVYIGGNESEGHFTLINQACSMFAHTNPLHIDVFQSVVRFESEVVAMTAALLGSKETVSGEQICGNMTSGGTESIVLAVKSSRDYMKSKKGIKRPEMIIPESGHSAYDKAAQYFNIKLWRVPVGKDFRADVKAMRRHINRNTIMIVGSAPGFPHGIIDPIEELGQLALSYGICFHVDLCLGGFVLPFARKLGYQIPAFDFSVQGVTSISIDVHKYGLAPKGTSTVLYRNHEIRKHQFVAVTEWSGGLYVSPTIAGSRPGSLVAGAWAAMMSLGEEGYLENTSKIMEASKRLEEGVRGISELFVVGKPDMTIVAFGSKSLDIFEVNDIMSSKGWHLNALQRPNSIHICVTLQHVPVVDDFLQDLREAVETVKANPGPITGGLAPIYGAAGKMPDRGMVNELLVSFMDSQY; from the exons atggattctTTATCATATTCTTCGGTGAAATCTATGTTGATCCAAGCTCGAGGCTCGCTAAACTCGCGTTTGTCGGAGTTTGAGCCTCTGGCTCTTCTCTTTGCCCCGCTTCTCACTCTCTTTCTAGCTCAGGTTATCGGATCTGTGTTGGGCGTTGTCCACGAGAAAGGCCTGAAAGCATGTCTTCTGGGGTTTATCATGGGCTTCCTCAA AATGATTCCTGGAGTACAAAGCTACATAGATGCAGAGAAACAAAAG GTTGTTGATCAGTTACAATCTGGTGGCAGCTCTAAGAAAAATAACTGGGCTAAAGAACTGCCAGTAAAAGGTCTAGGTGTCCAAGTTCTAGAGAAAATGGAGACTGAGAAGAGAAATGATCCTACTTGGCAAGGAAAATGCTCTGGCACTGT ATACATAGGTGGAAACGAGTCTGAAGGACATTTTACATTGATAAATCAAGCATGTTCAAT GTTTGCGCATACCAATCCGTTGCACATAGACGTATTCCAGAGTGTGGTGAGGTTTGAATCAGAAGTAGTCGCAATGACTGCTGCCTTACTCGGAAGCAAAGAAACGGTTTCAGGGGAACAGATATGCGGAAACATGACGTCTGGAGGAACAGAAAGCATAGTGTTGGCTGTGAAGTCATCTCGTGACTATATGAAGTCCAAGAAGGGAATCAAACGACCAGAAAT GATTATACCTGAGTCGGGTCACTCGGCTTATGATAAGGCGGCTCAGTATTTCAACATCAAGTTGTGGCGAGTTCCAGTAGGCAAAGACTTCCGAGCCGATGTGAAGGCAATGAGGAGGCATATAAACAGAAACACCATCATG ATTGTTGGATCAGCACCAGGATTCCCTCATGGCATCATTGATCCTATTGAG GAGCTTGGTCAACTGGCTCTTAGCTATGGAATATGCTTTCATGTTGACCTTTGCCTTGGTGGTTTTGTGTTACCTTTCGCTCGAAAGCTTGG GTACCAGATCccagcttttgatttttctGTACAAGGAGTCACTTCAATTTCCATTGATGTGCATAAATATGGTTTGGCTCCTAAAGGAACTAGTACAGTTCTCTACAGAAACCATGAGATCAGAAAG CACCAATTTGTTGCTG taACTGAATGGTCAGGAGGACTATATGTGTCTCCAACTATAGCAGGGAGTAGGCCTGGTTCTCTGGTTGCTGGTGCTTGGGCTGCAATGATGTCTCTCGGCGAAGAAG GCTATCTAGAAAACACAAGCAAGATAATGGAAGCATCAAAAAGACTAGAGGAAGG TGTAAGGGGAATCAGTGAACTGTTTGTCGTTGGAAAGCCAGATATGACCATCGTGGCGTTTGGTTCTAAATCATTAGATATCTTTGAAGTTAATGACATCATGTCTTCAAAAGGTTGGCATTTGAATGCACTGCAGAGACCCAACAG CATCCATATATGTGTAACTCTTCAACACGTCCCTGTGGTGGATGACTTCCTCCAGGATCTGCGTGAAGCTGTAGAAACT GTGAAAGCAAACCCAGGACCGATCACAGGAGGATTGGCTCCAATATATGGAGCAGCAGGGAAGATGCCGGACCGAGGGATGGTGAATGAGCTTCTTGTTAGTTTCATGGACAGTCAGTACTAA
- the LOC106389563 gene encoding protein RDM16 isoform X1, which translates to MANERYSRSNWDDRDSSVDRSPEREGRHRNQVRDRDGDSKRRDSDHYRPSRRDDREEERDRGKDRARDREGSRDRDKHHERSKDKEGRSKRKEREEENGNREGKKKSRFADGSSERRSRVEDVAEGSGAMNGASGVEIVQEGAASYSSTALETTSLAPRHTLPTKVSSIYTKDENRGVSNVRSHEVHGKSSTDGRTSSTAGESSASSSLDALAKAKKAIELGKGIADRFKKLSSMNQGTKSTSEGSPHTRLQSSTTTPAVSAGTSSASALPHAVFPGPESTSNIEAVRKAQELAAKMAFRHDPKFSSTLNYFSGQAPTETMAVTQKPTKPPVLRVDALGREIDENGNVISVTKPSNLSTLKVNINKQKKDAFQILKPQLEVNPEENPHFDPRMGIDKNKILRPKRMSFEFVEEGKWTRDAESLKLKSQFGEAKARELKVKQAHLAKASDGINPNLIVVSERAPRKEKPKEVIPDVEWWDASVLTSGIYGDIADGIITDNDLKIEKLTHYIEHPRPIEPPAEAAPPPPQPLKLTKREQKKLRTQRRLAKEKEKQEMIRQGLLEPPKAKVKMSNLMKVLGPEATQDPTKLEKEIRTAAAEREQAHVDRNTARKLTPAEKREKKERKLFDDPTTTLETIVSVYKVNKLSHPKTQFKVEMNARQNRLTGCSVMTEDMSVIVVEGKSKAIKRYGKVMLKRINWEEAVKKDDKEGEEEDEDEEENSENNKCWLVWQGSVAKQSFRRFHVQECLTESAAKKVFSDAGVAHYWDLAVNYTDD; encoded by the exons ATGGCAAACGAGAGATACTCCAGGAGCAACTGGGACGATCGTGATTCGAGTGTGGATCGTTCGCCGGAGCGTGAAGGCAGACACCGGAACCAAGTCCGTGATCGCGATGGCGACTCGAAGCGTCGCGATTCGGATCATTATCGGCCGTCGAGGCGCGACGATAGggaggaagagagagatagaggtAAGGATAGAGCTCGGGACAGGGAAGGGAGTAGAGATAGGGATAAGCATCACGAGAGGTCTAAGGATAAGGAAGGGAGGAGcaagaggaaagagagagaggaagagaatgGGAATAGGGAAGGGAAGAAGAAATCTAGGTTTGCTGATGGGAGTAGTGAGAGGAGAAGCAGGGTTGAGGATGTAGCTGAGGGTTCTGGGGCCATGAACGGAGCTTCTGGCGTCGAGATTG tgCAGGAGGGCGCCGCTTCATATAGTTCTACTGCATTGGAAACAACTTCATTGGCCCCTAGACACACCCTGCCCACTAAGGTATCTTCGATTTATACAAAGGATGAAAATAGGGGAGTTAGTAATGTCAGGTCTCATGAGGTTCATGGAAAATCTAGTACAGATGGAAGAACATCGTCAACAGCTGGGGAAAGTAGCGCAAGCTCGTCTCTTGATGCATTAGCGAAAGCTAAGAAAGCCATAGAGCTTGGAAAGGGAATTGCGGATAGATTTAAGAAGCTTTCTTCG ATGAACCAGGGTACTAAGTCAACTTCAGAAGGTAGTCCACATACCAGATTGCAATCATCGACTACCACTCCTGCTGTCTCTGCAGGAACATCTTCTGCTTCAGCACTGCCACATGCTGTCTTCCCTGGCCCTGAGAGTACTTCCAATATTGAAGCTGTTAGGAAAGCTCAGGAGTTGGCAGCAAAGATGGCATTCCGTCATGATCCAAAGTTCTCTTCAACTCTCAATTATTTCTCAGGACAGGCACCCACAGAGACAATGGCTGTTACACAGAAACCGACCAAACCCCCTGTTCTGCGTGTGGATGCACTTGGAAGGGAGATAGATGAAAATGGGAATGTGATTAGTGTGACTAAACCAAGCAATCTTAGTACATTAAAG GTTAACATCAACAAACAGAAGAAAGATGCTTTTCAGATTCTCAAACCCCAATTGGAAGTAAATCCAGAAGAAAACCCCCATTTTGATCCAAGGATGGGAATTGataaaaacaagattttgagaCCAAAACGTATGAGTTTTGAGTTTGTTGAGGAAGGCAAATGGACTAGGGATGCTGAGAGTCTGAAGTTAAAG AGTCAATTTGGTGAAGCAAAAGCAAGAGAACTGAAGGTCAAGCAAGCCCATCTGGCTAAGGCCAGTGATGGTATCAATCCAAATTTGATAGTAGTATCCGAACGTGCCCCGAGAAAAGAGAAGCCCAAGGAAGTAATCCCAGATGTTGAGTGGTG GGATGCAAGTGTCCTCACCAGTGGGATATATGGCGACATAGCTGATGGTATCATTACCGATAACGACCTGAAGATAGAAAAACTCACACATTACATTGAGCATCCGCGTCCCATAGAGCCACCTGCAGAAGCAGCGCCTCCACCACCCCAGCCTCTTAAACTGACAAAGAGGGAACAGAAGAAGCTGCGAACCCAGAGGCGTCTAgcaaaagaaaaggagaaacaGGAGATGATCAGACAAGGTTTGCTTGAACCACCAAAAGCAAAGGTGAAAATGAGCAACCTGATGAAGGTTCTTGGGCCTGAAGCAACACAAGACCCAACCAAGCTTGAAAAGGAGATCCGCACAGCAGCTGCCGAACGTGAGCAGGCTCACGTGGACAGGAACACGGCAAGGAAGCTAACTCCTGCAGAGAAACGTgagaagaaagagaggaagCTCTTCGACGATCCAACAACAACGCTGGAGACAATAGTGTCGGTGTACAAGGTCAACAAGCTTTCTCATCCTAAAACTCAATTCAAGGTGGAGATGAATGCAAGACAGAACAGATTGACGGGATGTAGTGTGATGACCGAGGATATGAGTGTGATTGTGGTGGAGGGCAAGAGTAAAGCGATAAAGAGATACGGGAAGGTTATGTTGAAGCGGATAAACTGGGAAGAGGCGGTGAAGAAGGATGATAAggaaggagaggaagaagatgaagacgaaGAGGAGAATAGTGAAAATAACAAGTGCTGGTTGGTTTGGCAAGGAAGCGTTGCGAAACAGAGTTTCCGTAGGTTTCATGTACAAGAGTGCTTAACGGAATCAGCTGCCAAGAAAGTATTCAGTGATGCAGGTGTCGCTCACTACTGGGATCTCGCTGTCAACTACACAGACGACTAA
- the LOC106389566 gene encoding nuclear transport factor 2B, with protein sequence MAQMDPDAVAKAFVEHYYSTFDNNRVGLAGLYQEASMLTFEGQKILGVQNIVAKLTSLPFQQCKHNISTVDCQPSGPASGMLVFVSGNLQLAGEEHALKFSQMFHLMPTPQGSFYVFNDIFRLNYA encoded by the exons ATGGCGCAGATGGATCCCGATGCGGTGGCTAAGGCCTTCGTCGAGCACTACTACTCGACCTTCGACAACAACCGTGTCGGCCTCGCCGGTCTCTACCAGGAAGCTTCCATGCTCACCTTCGAAGGTCAGAAGATCCTTGGAGTCCAGAACATCGTCGCCAAGCTCACATCTCTCCCTTTCCAGCAGTGCAAGCACAACATCTCCACCGTCGACTGCCAGCCTTCTGGTCCCGCCTCCGGTATGCTCGTTTTCGTCTCCGGCAACCTCCAGCTCGCCGGCGAGGAGCACGCCCTCAAGTTCAGCCag ATGTTTCACTTGATGCCGACGCCACAAGGAAGCTTTTACGTGTTCAACGACATATTCAGGTTGAACTACGCTTGA
- the LOC106389563 gene encoding protein RDM16 isoform X2, with amino-acid sequence MANERYSRSNWDDRDSSVDRSPEREGRHRNQVRDRDGDSKRRDSDHYRPSRRDDREEERDRGKDRARDREGSRDRDKHHERSKDKEGRSKRKEREEENGNREGKKKSRFADGSSERRSRVEDVAEGSGAMNGASGVEIEGAASYSSTALETTSLAPRHTLPTKVSSIYTKDENRGVSNVRSHEVHGKSSTDGRTSSTAGESSASSSLDALAKAKKAIELGKGIADRFKKLSSMNQGTKSTSEGSPHTRLQSSTTTPAVSAGTSSASALPHAVFPGPESTSNIEAVRKAQELAAKMAFRHDPKFSSTLNYFSGQAPTETMAVTQKPTKPPVLRVDALGREIDENGNVISVTKPSNLSTLKVNINKQKKDAFQILKPQLEVNPEENPHFDPRMGIDKNKILRPKRMSFEFVEEGKWTRDAESLKLKSQFGEAKARELKVKQAHLAKASDGINPNLIVVSERAPRKEKPKEVIPDVEWWDASVLTSGIYGDIADGIITDNDLKIEKLTHYIEHPRPIEPPAEAAPPPPQPLKLTKREQKKLRTQRRLAKEKEKQEMIRQGLLEPPKAKVKMSNLMKVLGPEATQDPTKLEKEIRTAAAEREQAHVDRNTARKLTPAEKREKKERKLFDDPTTTLETIVSVYKVNKLSHPKTQFKVEMNARQNRLTGCSVMTEDMSVIVVEGKSKAIKRYGKVMLKRINWEEAVKKDDKEGEEEDEDEEENSENNKCWLVWQGSVAKQSFRRFHVQECLTESAAKKVFSDAGVAHYWDLAVNYTDD; translated from the exons ATGGCAAACGAGAGATACTCCAGGAGCAACTGGGACGATCGTGATTCGAGTGTGGATCGTTCGCCGGAGCGTGAAGGCAGACACCGGAACCAAGTCCGTGATCGCGATGGCGACTCGAAGCGTCGCGATTCGGATCATTATCGGCCGTCGAGGCGCGACGATAGggaggaagagagagatagaggtAAGGATAGAGCTCGGGACAGGGAAGGGAGTAGAGATAGGGATAAGCATCACGAGAGGTCTAAGGATAAGGAAGGGAGGAGcaagaggaaagagagagaggaagagaatgGGAATAGGGAAGGGAAGAAGAAATCTAGGTTTGCTGATGGGAGTAGTGAGAGGAGAAGCAGGGTTGAGGATGTAGCTGAGGGTTCTGGGGCCATGAACGGAGCTTCTGGCGTCGAGATT GAGGGCGCCGCTTCATATAGTTCTACTGCATTGGAAACAACTTCATTGGCCCCTAGACACACCCTGCCCACTAAGGTATCTTCGATTTATACAAAGGATGAAAATAGGGGAGTTAGTAATGTCAGGTCTCATGAGGTTCATGGAAAATCTAGTACAGATGGAAGAACATCGTCAACAGCTGGGGAAAGTAGCGCAAGCTCGTCTCTTGATGCATTAGCGAAAGCTAAGAAAGCCATAGAGCTTGGAAAGGGAATTGCGGATAGATTTAAGAAGCTTTCTTCG ATGAACCAGGGTACTAAGTCAACTTCAGAAGGTAGTCCACATACCAGATTGCAATCATCGACTACCACTCCTGCTGTCTCTGCAGGAACATCTTCTGCTTCAGCACTGCCACATGCTGTCTTCCCTGGCCCTGAGAGTACTTCCAATATTGAAGCTGTTAGGAAAGCTCAGGAGTTGGCAGCAAAGATGGCATTCCGTCATGATCCAAAGTTCTCTTCAACTCTCAATTATTTCTCAGGACAGGCACCCACAGAGACAATGGCTGTTACACAGAAACCGACCAAACCCCCTGTTCTGCGTGTGGATGCACTTGGAAGGGAGATAGATGAAAATGGGAATGTGATTAGTGTGACTAAACCAAGCAATCTTAGTACATTAAAG GTTAACATCAACAAACAGAAGAAAGATGCTTTTCAGATTCTCAAACCCCAATTGGAAGTAAATCCAGAAGAAAACCCCCATTTTGATCCAAGGATGGGAATTGataaaaacaagattttgagaCCAAAACGTATGAGTTTTGAGTTTGTTGAGGAAGGCAAATGGACTAGGGATGCTGAGAGTCTGAAGTTAAAG AGTCAATTTGGTGAAGCAAAAGCAAGAGAACTGAAGGTCAAGCAAGCCCATCTGGCTAAGGCCAGTGATGGTATCAATCCAAATTTGATAGTAGTATCCGAACGTGCCCCGAGAAAAGAGAAGCCCAAGGAAGTAATCCCAGATGTTGAGTGGTG GGATGCAAGTGTCCTCACCAGTGGGATATATGGCGACATAGCTGATGGTATCATTACCGATAACGACCTGAAGATAGAAAAACTCACACATTACATTGAGCATCCGCGTCCCATAGAGCCACCTGCAGAAGCAGCGCCTCCACCACCCCAGCCTCTTAAACTGACAAAGAGGGAACAGAAGAAGCTGCGAACCCAGAGGCGTCTAgcaaaagaaaaggagaaacaGGAGATGATCAGACAAGGTTTGCTTGAACCACCAAAAGCAAAGGTGAAAATGAGCAACCTGATGAAGGTTCTTGGGCCTGAAGCAACACAAGACCCAACCAAGCTTGAAAAGGAGATCCGCACAGCAGCTGCCGAACGTGAGCAGGCTCACGTGGACAGGAACACGGCAAGGAAGCTAACTCCTGCAGAGAAACGTgagaagaaagagaggaagCTCTTCGACGATCCAACAACAACGCTGGAGACAATAGTGTCGGTGTACAAGGTCAACAAGCTTTCTCATCCTAAAACTCAATTCAAGGTGGAGATGAATGCAAGACAGAACAGATTGACGGGATGTAGTGTGATGACCGAGGATATGAGTGTGATTGTGGTGGAGGGCAAGAGTAAAGCGATAAAGAGATACGGGAAGGTTATGTTGAAGCGGATAAACTGGGAAGAGGCGGTGAAGAAGGATGATAAggaaggagaggaagaagatgaagacgaaGAGGAGAATAGTGAAAATAACAAGTGCTGGTTGGTTTGGCAAGGAAGCGTTGCGAAACAGAGTTTCCGTAGGTTTCATGTACAAGAGTGCTTAACGGAATCAGCTGCCAAGAAAGTATTCAGTGATGCAGGTGTCGCTCACTACTGGGATCTCGCTGTCAACTACACAGACGACTAA
- the LOC106389565 gene encoding zinc finger protein CONSTANS-LIKE 15-like: MSSSERVPCDFCNERAAVLFCRADAAKLCLPCDRHVHTANLLSKKHVRSQICDNCGSEPVSVRCFTDSLVLCQECDWDVHGSCSVSDAHVRSVVEGFTGCPSALELGALWGIDLEGRKEEEKQVPVRMESFGMELDSWISGSNVLQELVVPVPKKGGSSCGRYKQVLGKQLEELLRSGGGGDDGGCDGEAGEEGNMVPEMQERLGWRRDEEEISGGGGEVNQQPPTTSFTSLLWNASDGQKQSTQIWDFNLGQSREPEVNSRMEAAAYVTKDAASFKINSFVEVKKNDTCSTKAKGVKEIFQDDYNQSTSGQVPVTYESNNLPISFGSEKGSNSSSELNFTEKFAGTSCKSTRLVATKADLERLAQNRDNAMQRYKEKRKNRRYDKTIRYESRKARADTRLRVKGRFVKATEAPYP; the protein is encoded by the exons ATGAGCAGTAGCGAGAGAGTTCCGTGCGACTTCTGCAACGAGCGAGCGGCGGTTCTGTTCTGCAGAGCCGACGCGGCGAAGCTCTGTTTGCCCTGCGACCGCCACGTGCACACCGCGAATCTCCTCTCCAAGAAGCACGTGCGGTCTCAGATCTGCGACAACTGCGGCAGCGAGCCGGTCTCCGTGCGGTGCTTCACCGACAGCCTCGTCCTGTGTCAGGAGTGCGACTGGGATGTTCACGGGAGCTGCTCGGTCTCCGACGCTCATGTCCGCTCCGTTGTCGAAGGGTTCACCGGTTGTCCTTCGGCGTTGGAGCTCGGAGCGTTGTGGGGGATCGATCTTGAAGGGaggaaggaagaagagaagcaagTTCCGGTGAGGATGGAGAGTTTTGGGATGGAGTTGGATTCGTGGATCTCTGGATCTAACGTTTTGCAGGAGCTGGTGGTTCCTGTTCCCAAGAAAGGTGGATCTAGCTGTGGGAGGTATAAGCAGGTGTTGGGTAAACAGCTTGAGGAGCTGCTCaggagtggtggtggtggagatgaTGGTGGGTGCGATGGAGAAGCAGGAGAAGAAGGGAATATGGTTCCGGAGATGCAGGAGAGATTGGGATGGAGAAGAGATGAAGAGGAGAttagtggtggtggtggggaaGTGAACCAGCAGCCTCCAACGACGTCGTTTACATCTTTGCTGTGGAACGCTAGTGATGGTCAGAAACAGAGTACCCAG ATATGGGATTTTAACTTGGGACAGTCGAGAGAACCTGAAGTCAATAGCAGAATGGAAGCAGCAGCATACGTTACAAAAGATGCTGCTTCATTCAAAATCAACAGCTTTGTTGAAGTCAAGAAGAATGATACTTGTTCCACTAAAGCCAAAGGTGTTAAAGAGATTTTCCAG GATGACTACAATCAATCTACTTCAGGGCAGGTACCAGTAACGTATGAGAGCAACAATCTTCCAATTTCCTTTGGCTCCGAGAAAGGTTCAAACTCCTCCAGCGAATTAAATTTCACTGAAAAATTTGCTGGAACTAGTTGTAAGAGTACAAGACTAGTGGCAACCAAGGCTGATCTGGAGCGACTGGCTCAGAACAGAGACAATGCAATGCAGCGttacaaagaaaaaaggaaaaatcgaAG ATATGATAAGACCATAAGGTATGAATCGAGGAAAGCAAGAGCTGATACAAGGTTGCGTGTTAAAGGCAGATTTGTGAAAGCTACTGAAGCTCCTTATCCTTAG
- the LOC106389563 gene encoding protein RDM16 isoform X3 — MNQGTKSTSEGSPHTRLQSSTTTPAVSAGTSSASALPHAVFPGPESTSNIEAVRKAQELAAKMAFRHDPKFSSTLNYFSGQAPTETMAVTQKPTKPPVLRVDALGREIDENGNVISVTKPSNLSTLKVNINKQKKDAFQILKPQLEVNPEENPHFDPRMGIDKNKILRPKRMSFEFVEEGKWTRDAESLKLKSQFGEAKARELKVKQAHLAKASDGINPNLIVVSERAPRKEKPKEVIPDVEWWDASVLTSGIYGDIADGIITDNDLKIEKLTHYIEHPRPIEPPAEAAPPPPQPLKLTKREQKKLRTQRRLAKEKEKQEMIRQGLLEPPKAKVKMSNLMKVLGPEATQDPTKLEKEIRTAAAEREQAHVDRNTARKLTPAEKREKKERKLFDDPTTTLETIVSVYKVNKLSHPKTQFKVEMNARQNRLTGCSVMTEDMSVIVVEGKSKAIKRYGKVMLKRINWEEAVKKDDKEGEEEDEDEEENSENNKCWLVWQGSVAKQSFRRFHVQECLTESAAKKVFSDAGVAHYWDLAVNYTDD; from the exons ATGAACCAGGGTACTAAGTCAACTTCAGAAGGTAGTCCACATACCAGATTGCAATCATCGACTACCACTCCTGCTGTCTCTGCAGGAACATCTTCTGCTTCAGCACTGCCACATGCTGTCTTCCCTGGCCCTGAGAGTACTTCCAATATTGAAGCTGTTAGGAAAGCTCAGGAGTTGGCAGCAAAGATGGCATTCCGTCATGATCCAAAGTTCTCTTCAACTCTCAATTATTTCTCAGGACAGGCACCCACAGAGACAATGGCTGTTACACAGAAACCGACCAAACCCCCTGTTCTGCGTGTGGATGCACTTGGAAGGGAGATAGATGAAAATGGGAATGTGATTAGTGTGACTAAACCAAGCAATCTTAGTACATTAAAG GTTAACATCAACAAACAGAAGAAAGATGCTTTTCAGATTCTCAAACCCCAATTGGAAGTAAATCCAGAAGAAAACCCCCATTTTGATCCAAGGATGGGAATTGataaaaacaagattttgagaCCAAAACGTATGAGTTTTGAGTTTGTTGAGGAAGGCAAATGGACTAGGGATGCTGAGAGTCTGAAGTTAAAG AGTCAATTTGGTGAAGCAAAAGCAAGAGAACTGAAGGTCAAGCAAGCCCATCTGGCTAAGGCCAGTGATGGTATCAATCCAAATTTGATAGTAGTATCCGAACGTGCCCCGAGAAAAGAGAAGCCCAAGGAAGTAATCCCAGATGTTGAGTGGTG GGATGCAAGTGTCCTCACCAGTGGGATATATGGCGACATAGCTGATGGTATCATTACCGATAACGACCTGAAGATAGAAAAACTCACACATTACATTGAGCATCCGCGTCCCATAGAGCCACCTGCAGAAGCAGCGCCTCCACCACCCCAGCCTCTTAAACTGACAAAGAGGGAACAGAAGAAGCTGCGAACCCAGAGGCGTCTAgcaaaagaaaaggagaaacaGGAGATGATCAGACAAGGTTTGCTTGAACCACCAAAAGCAAAGGTGAAAATGAGCAACCTGATGAAGGTTCTTGGGCCTGAAGCAACACAAGACCCAACCAAGCTTGAAAAGGAGATCCGCACAGCAGCTGCCGAACGTGAGCAGGCTCACGTGGACAGGAACACGGCAAGGAAGCTAACTCCTGCAGAGAAACGTgagaagaaagagaggaagCTCTTCGACGATCCAACAACAACGCTGGAGACAATAGTGTCGGTGTACAAGGTCAACAAGCTTTCTCATCCTAAAACTCAATTCAAGGTGGAGATGAATGCAAGACAGAACAGATTGACGGGATGTAGTGTGATGACCGAGGATATGAGTGTGATTGTGGTGGAGGGCAAGAGTAAAGCGATAAAGAGATACGGGAAGGTTATGTTGAAGCGGATAAACTGGGAAGAGGCGGTGAAGAAGGATGATAAggaaggagaggaagaagatgaagacgaaGAGGAGAATAGTGAAAATAACAAGTGCTGGTTGGTTTGGCAAGGAAGCGTTGCGAAACAGAGTTTCCGTAGGTTTCATGTACAAGAGTGCTTAACGGAATCAGCTGCCAAGAAAGTATTCAGTGATGCAGGTGTCGCTCACTACTGGGATCTCGCTGTCAACTACACAGACGACTAA